A single region of the Mannheimia bovis genome encodes:
- a CDS encoding DUF3413 domain-containing protein, translating into MFKRLHALLPANSRQYRDATSQKITWGHWFALLNIVLALFISSRYAFNADWPNTLVGKLYFFVSLFGHFSFVVFAAFLLILFPLSFIIKNDRTYRGLSVILATIGQTVLLVDTEVFKQFSLHLSPLVWDLLVNPEEGELTRKWQLLFVPMPLILLAEMLYSRWCWQKLRSFSRQKWGKFVALFFLVSFTATHLIYAWADMNAYRPITAQKANYPLSHPMTARNFLEKHGFIDRAELDQEIEESGRLDTFFLNYPKASLVPTQQSNTNILLINLSGLAKEMINAENMPYLSEVSQHSYRFMNHYSSGDSNSAGALGLFYSLSGKYLDAVLADKTVSPLIQVFRQSNYQLGLFSHNGFADPIYHQAIFSGILLPTAHSNVGAISQWKSWISSRSLDNPFFSYLDLSVLSVTSRQDQQKLLDLQFAEIWQHLTQNALLGNTLVMITSDITNDDTNDENHFAKKHIQVPMLFYWQGESKEYHFLSSHLDIMPTLLSGFFKVQNPLSDYAQGIDLSTQSQRLWVSSSNHKWNVAVMPNGEQYHIDRKGNFKHFNANGEIEKDTRPPLALFLQMIQQSNQFIAK; encoded by the coding sequence ATGTTTAAACGCCTACACGCTTTATTGCCGGCAAACTCCCGCCAATATCGGGACGCTACCTCACAGAAAATAACGTGGGGACACTGGTTTGCACTATTGAATATTGTGTTGGCGTTATTCATCTCTTCTCGTTATGCGTTCAATGCAGATTGGCCAAATACCCTTGTCGGCAAACTTTACTTTTTTGTCAGCTTATTTGGGCATTTCAGTTTTGTCGTTTTTGCGGCTTTTCTACTAATTTTGTTTCCTCTCAGTTTTATCATTAAAAATGATCGTACCTATCGTGGGCTTTCGGTTATTCTTGCCACCATCGGGCAAACTGTTTTATTGGTTGATACCGAAGTCTTTAAGCAATTTTCTTTGCATTTATCGCCGCTGGTATGGGATTTATTAGTCAATCCTGAAGAGGGCGAACTTACTCGTAAATGGCAACTGTTATTTGTGCCAATGCCGCTAATTTTATTGGCTGAAATGCTTTATTCCCGTTGGTGTTGGCAGAAACTGCGTAGCTTTAGCCGTCAAAAATGGGGGAAATTTGTTGCCTTATTTTTCTTAGTGAGCTTTACCGCTACCCATTTAATCTATGCCTGGGCAGATATGAATGCTTATCGCCCGATTACCGCCCAAAAAGCAAATTATCCGTTGTCTCACCCGATGACCGCTCGTAACTTTTTAGAAAAACACGGATTTATTGATAGAGCGGAATTAGATCAAGAAATTGAAGAAAGCGGGCGTTTAGATACCTTTTTCTTAAATTATCCTAAGGCTTCTTTAGTCCCAACTCAGCAATCAAATACAAATATTTTATTAATTAATCTCTCAGGTTTGGCTAAAGAGATGATTAATGCTGAAAATATGCCTTATCTCTCCGAAGTCAGTCAGCACTCTTATCGCTTTATGAACCACTATAGCAGTGGGGATAGCAATTCAGCTGGTGCATTAGGATTATTTTATAGCTTAAGTGGGAAATATTTAGATGCCGTATTGGCAGATAAAACCGTTTCCCCATTAATTCAAGTTTTCAGACAATCGAATTATCAGCTAGGGCTTTTCTCTCATAACGGATTTGCTGATCCAATCTACCATCAAGCTATTTTCTCTGGTATTTTATTACCTACTGCACATAGCAATGTTGGGGCAATTTCACAATGGAAAAGTTGGATTAGCAGCCGATCGCTGGATAATCCGTTTTTTAGCTATTTAGATTTAAGCGTGCTATCAGTAACCTCTCGTCAAGATCAACAAAAACTATTAGATCTGCAATTTGCTGAAATTTGGCAACACTTAACGCAAAATGCGTTATTAGGTAATACGTTGGTTATGATTACTTCTGATATTACCAATGATGATACAAACGATGAAAATCACTTTGCCAAGAAACATATCCAAGTGCCAATGCTCTTTTACTGGCAAGGCGAAAGCAAAGAGTATCATTTCCTCTCAAGCCATTTAGACATTATGCCAACGTTATTAAGTGGCTTCTTTAAAGTACAAAATCCGCTGAGTGATTATGCACAAGGCATAGATTTAAGCACACAAAGCCAACGCTTATGGGTATCTAGCTCTAACCATAAATGGAATGTGGCAGTAATGCCAAATGGTGAGCAGTATCATATTGATCGCAAAGGAAATTTTAAACATTTCAATGCCAATGGGGAAATAGAGAAAGATACCCGACCACCTCTTGCATTATTCTTGCAGATGATCCAACAAAGCAATCAATTTATTGCAAAATAA
- a CDS encoding YejL family protein, translating into MATKSKYHTKQFDALLADLIVTIEKHKAPVDLSLMALGNMVTNILSENIQNPSQREALAEAFADALKQSLKAK; encoded by the coding sequence ATGGCAACAAAATCTAAATATCATACAAAGCAATTTGATGCGTTATTAGCTGATCTTATTGTAACTATTGAAAAGCACAAAGCTCCCGTTGATTTATCTTTAATGGCATTAGGTAATATGGTAACGAATATTTTAAGCGAAAATATTCAAAACCCCTCGCAGCGTGAAGCTCTCGCAGAAGCTTTTGCAGACGCACTAAAACAATCATTAAAAGCTAAATAA
- a CDS encoding TetR/AcrR family transcriptional regulator, whose amino-acid sequence MSRRIEPKEEMVNRILSATEKLIVDEGLQNLSMRNIAKEAGIASGTLYLYFKTKDDLLHGLATQLLECYHNYLSFEFNHEIELFCQYQALMKKKWQFLTERLELVKQFQAVVGIDELIRETIADENSFWNKLIFEGKKQKIVVDLPNELLYALSIGTLVDIKYLQKLNQDSNFEAYLDEIILRTWKAITF is encoded by the coding sequence ATGTCTAGGCGGATCGAGCCAAAAGAAGAGATGGTAAATCGTATCTTATCAGCCACTGAAAAGCTAATCGTAGATGAGGGTTTACAAAACCTTTCAATGCGTAATATCGCCAAAGAAGCAGGTATTGCTTCTGGTACATTGTATCTTTACTTTAAAACAAAAGATGATTTATTGCACGGGTTAGCTACTCAATTACTGGAATGTTATCATAATTACTTATCTTTTGAATTTAACCACGAAATTGAATTATTTTGCCAATATCAAGCATTGATGAAAAAGAAATGGCAATTTTTAACAGAGCGATTGGAGTTGGTAAAACAATTTCAGGCAGTTGTGGGAATTGACGAACTAATTCGGGAAACTATTGCAGATGAAAATTCATTTTGGAATAAGTTAATTTTTGAAGGTAAGAAGCAAAAAATAGTTGTAGATTTACCAAATGAATTACTCTATGCGTTAAGTATTGGTACATTGGTAGATATTAAGTATCTACAAAAGCTCAATCAAGACAGTAATTTTGAAGCATATCTTGATGAGATTATTTTACGCACTTGGAAAGCAATTACTTTTTAG
- a CDS encoding efflux RND transporter periplasmic adaptor subunit: MTTETQKPSKGRKFLIVLTLLIVLIVFAAIVGLQKIGAMKKAEAAANMPESVSEVTAMQVTTQEWTPTISAVGYIRPNQGAMLSAETSGVVSRVLVTSGQRVKKGDLLVEFDSSVELANLRASEAQLSTAKANFERYRNLIASNSASKAEFDNAQSTYNQLLANIESLRSIIKRRQIYAPFSGVAGIVNVNVGQYITMGTEIVRVEDQSSMKVRFTLPQTNVEQVSVGQKVTAEIDALPAQTFPARIIAIDPAVDRLTGLMNIEAVIEEGQEKLLSGMFARLNVALPTQTGQVVVPQIAVAYTMYGETVYVLQPLSEEDKEKVNKMAAQNPSLDVTKMYRAKQAEVKTADRRGNYSQLVKGVKAGDLIVTGGLQRLSNNSLVKVSDVEAVGITTPAKNSKL, encoded by the coding sequence ATGACAACGGAAACGCAGAAGCCGAGCAAAGGCAGAAAGTTTTTAATTGTACTGACATTGTTAATTGTATTGATTGTGTTTGCCGCAATCGTAGGATTACAAAAAATCGGGGCAATGAAAAAAGCAGAAGCTGCGGCAAATATGCCTGAATCTGTTAGTGAAGTAACAGCAATGCAGGTTACTACACAAGAATGGACACCTACAATTTCAGCAGTCGGTTATATCCGCCCGAATCAAGGGGCAATGTTAAGTGCTGAAACCTCAGGCGTGGTAAGCCGTGTATTGGTTACATCAGGTCAGCGTGTGAAAAAAGGCGATCTTTTAGTTGAATTTGACAGCAGTGTTGAACTTGCTAATTTAAGAGCGTCAGAAGCTCAGCTTTCAACAGCTAAAGCCAATTTTGAACGCTATCGTAATCTAATTGCATCAAACAGTGCATCAAAAGCAGAATTTGATAATGCACAATCAACGTATAATCAACTACTTGCGAATATTGAATCGTTACGTTCAATCATCAAACGTCGTCAAATTTATGCACCCTTTAGCGGTGTGGCGGGTATTGTGAATGTAAATGTAGGGCAATACATCACAATGGGAACTGAAATTGTGCGTGTTGAAGATCAATCTTCTATGAAAGTGCGTTTTACTCTTCCTCAAACTAATGTTGAGCAAGTTTCGGTTGGTCAAAAAGTAACGGCAGAAATTGATGCGTTGCCGGCACAAACTTTCCCTGCTCGTATTATTGCGATTGATCCTGCCGTTGATCGTTTAACCGGTCTAATGAATATTGAAGCGGTTATTGAGGAAGGGCAAGAAAAATTGCTTTCCGGTATGTTTGCACGTTTAAATGTAGCGTTACCAACTCAAACAGGGCAGGTTGTTGTGCCACAAATTGCGGTGGCTTATACAATGTATGGTGAAACGGTCTATGTGTTGCAGCCTTTATCTGAGGAAGATAAAGAGAAGGTTAATAAAATGGCAGCACAGAACCCAAGTTTAGATGTAACCAAAATGTATCGTGCAAAACAGGCAGAAGTAAAAACAGCCGACCGCAGAGGTAATTATTCGCAATTAGTTAAAGGTGTGAAAGCCGGTGATTTAATTGTAACGGGTGGATTACAACGTTTGAGTAATAACTCGTTGGTAAAAGTATCTGATGTTGAAGCCGTTGGTATTACCACACCGGCAAAAAACAGCAAACTTTAA
- a CDS encoding efflux RND transporter permease subunit, producing MKFTDIFIKRPVLAVCISLLITILGLQAIEKLQVREYPEMTVSIVTVSVNYSGADAGLMQALVTSQLEEAVAQADNIDYMTSSSSPSTTTVTAKMKLNTDPNAALSDISAKVNAVRSNLPRGIDDPSISVSTGSNDALMYIRFVSDELNTAQVTDYLNRVVKPQFFTVNGVSSVDVYGSTFGLRIWLDPDKMASNKLSGSAVLSALSANNLQTAAGNANGYYTVYKNKVLSTTPSVQELEQVTVSTTPDGRTIKLKDIATVELDKSNDMARATVSGKEAVVLAVSVAATANSLTVAKDIYPMFDQVVRNLPDSIQGDIVYDKTIAIDSSINEVIRTILEATVIVLVVIILFLGSLRAMIVPVITIPISLIGALFLLQMFGFSINLLTLLALVLAIGLVVDDAIVVLENVERHVKEGKTPFDAAIIGTREIALPVISMTITLAAVYSPMALMTGVTGTLFKEFALTLAGAVFISGIAALTLSPMMSSRVLKEHKEGEESRFARFVHRSLDKMTSCYTNMLSAVMAVRGFMLFFAVLIFASLPFLFTSLSSEVAPTEDRGFVVGISNGPSNTNLDYTEAALAPFTEEVSKVSEVSSVMTISGFNGGNSALSIIALKDWNDRTRERAEISNEIAALGKKVVAMDVNAIAFPEISTGENGLPFSLVITTADSYEKLAVVASEFLKKAQASGQFFFANLDLKFDTATMNMKFDREKMGAYGVTMQQVSGTLGAFLSGAIITRVDIDSRAYPIVSQAVRNDRLNPEDLMNYYVTTATGESIPLGSFVTMELTTSPSSLPRMSQLNSATIGGVVSGSIGDAVNWAKAELDRTLPTGYQYDFRGESRQFIQEGNAMAMTFALAVVIIYIVLAIQFESWRDPLVILVSVPLAVSGALLVMNIPSAMKGLFMGIAAGTGSKDMMAFANSIWTAGYTLNIYSQVGLITLVGLITKHGILMCEVAKEEQLNHGKSRYDAIVYAATIRLRPIMMTTAAMIAGLIPLLFAVGAGAIARFSMGMVIVSGLAIGTLFTLFVLPVIYTFLGQEHKPLREFDEEKYFPAVKEA from the coding sequence GTGAAATTTACTGACATCTTTATTAAACGCCCTGTTTTAGCCGTTTGTATTAGCTTACTTATTACGATTTTAGGCTTACAAGCGATTGAAAAATTGCAGGTGCGTGAATATCCGGAGATGACTGTTTCTATTGTAACGGTAAGTGTGAACTATTCAGGTGCTGATGCCGGTTTAATGCAAGCCCTTGTTACCTCACAGTTAGAAGAAGCGGTTGCTCAAGCGGATAATATCGACTATATGACTTCATCAAGTTCGCCAAGTACGACAACAGTTACGGCGAAAATGAAGTTAAATACCGATCCGAATGCAGCACTTTCTGATATATCAGCCAAAGTAAATGCGGTACGCTCAAACTTACCGAGAGGTATTGATGACCCCTCTATCAGCGTTTCGACCGGTTCGAATGATGCATTAATGTATATTCGATTTGTGTCTGATGAATTAAATACGGCACAAGTAACCGATTATCTAAACCGTGTAGTTAAACCGCAATTCTTTACCGTAAATGGGGTGTCCAGTGTTGATGTATATGGTTCAACCTTTGGGTTACGCATTTGGTTAGATCCGGACAAAATGGCGAGTAATAAGTTATCAGGCTCGGCAGTATTATCAGCATTAAGTGCCAATAACTTACAAACTGCAGCGGGAAATGCTAACGGTTATTATACGGTTTATAAAAATAAGGTTTTATCAACTACGCCTTCTGTTCAAGAATTAGAACAAGTTACCGTTTCAACGACACCGGATGGTAGAACGATTAAACTTAAAGATATTGCCACTGTAGAGTTAGATAAATCGAACGATATGGCTCGTGCAACAGTAAGTGGCAAAGAAGCGGTGGTTTTAGCGGTTTCAGTTGCGGCTACAGCTAACTCACTGACTGTAGCAAAAGATATTTACCCAATGTTTGATCAGGTCGTGAGAAACTTACCGGATAGCATTCAAGGGGATATCGTTTATGATAAAACCATTGCGATTGATAGCTCAATCAATGAAGTTATCCGTACTATTTTAGAAGCAACCGTTATTGTATTAGTTGTGATTATCCTATTCTTAGGTTCGCTTCGTGCAATGATTGTACCCGTTATTACCATTCCGATTTCACTTATCGGGGCATTGTTCTTGCTTCAAATGTTCGGCTTCTCAATCAATCTTCTAACCTTACTTGCGTTAGTATTAGCGATTGGTTTAGTTGTAGATGATGCGATCGTAGTACTTGAAAACGTAGAACGCCACGTTAAAGAAGGTAAAACGCCATTTGATGCAGCAATTATTGGTACGCGTGAAATTGCCTTACCGGTAATTTCAATGACAATCACATTAGCAGCAGTATATTCCCCAATGGCATTAATGACAGGGGTAACAGGCACACTTTTCAAAGAGTTTGCTTTAACTCTTGCCGGTGCGGTATTTATTTCAGGAATTGCAGCTCTTACGCTTTCACCGATGATGTCTAGCCGAGTGTTAAAAGAGCATAAAGAAGGTGAAGAATCTCGTTTTGCACGCTTTGTTCATCGCTCGCTAGATAAAATGACAAGCTGCTACACCAATATGCTAAGTGCGGTAATGGCAGTTCGTGGTTTTATGCTGTTCTTTGCGGTATTGATTTTTGCAAGCCTACCGTTCTTATTTACCTCACTTTCAAGTGAAGTTGCTCCAACAGAAGATCGCGGTTTCGTTGTAGGGATTTCGAATGGTCCATCTAATACAAATTTAGATTATACAGAAGCAGCCTTAGCTCCGTTTACTGAGGAAGTATCTAAAGTCTCTGAAGTTTCATCGGTTATGACGATCTCAGGGTTCAATGGTGGTAATAGTGCATTATCGATTATCGCATTAAAAGATTGGAATGATCGTACTCGTGAGCGTGCAGAAATTTCAAACGAAATTGCAGCTCTGGGGAAAAAAGTAGTTGCAATGGACGTAAATGCGATTGCTTTCCCTGAGATCTCAACAGGCGAAAACGGCTTACCGTTCTCACTTGTGATTACAACCGCAGACAGCTATGAAAAATTAGCAGTGGTGGCTTCCGAGTTCTTGAAAAAAGCACAGGCATCTGGGCAGTTCTTCTTTGCGAACCTAGACCTAAAATTTGACACGGCAACGATGAATATGAAATTCGACCGTGAAAAAATGGGGGCTTATGGCGTAACGATGCAGCAAGTAAGTGGTACATTAGGGGCATTCTTATCGGGTGCAATTATTACCCGTGTCGATATTGACTCTCGTGCTTATCCAATTGTATCGCAAGCAGTACGTAACGACCGTTTAAATCCTGAAGATTTAATGAACTACTATGTTACGACTGCAACTGGCGAATCTATTCCGCTAGGTTCATTTGTTACAATGGAATTAACTACCTCACCATCCTCATTACCTCGTATGAGCCAGTTAAACTCTGCGACAATTGGCGGTGTAGTATCCGGTTCTATCGGTGATGCCGTAAATTGGGCGAAAGCAGAATTAGATCGCACTTTGCCTACTGGTTATCAGTACGATTTTAGAGGTGAGTCTCGTCAATTTATTCAAGAAGGTAATGCAATGGCAATGACATTTGCACTTGCGGTTGTGATTATCTATATCGTACTGGCAATTCAGTTTGAGTCTTGGCGTGATCCACTAGTAATCTTAGTTTCTGTTCCATTGGCAGTAAGTGGAGCATTACTGGTTATGAACATTCCATCAGCAATGAAAGGACTGTTTATGGGAATTGCTGCCGGCACAGGCTCTAAAGATATGATGGCATTTGCTAATAGTATTTGGACGGCAGGCTACACGCTCAACATCTACTCGCAAGTAGGCTTGATTACGCTTGTTGGCTTAATCACCAAACACGGTATCTTGATGTGTGAAGTGGCAAAAGAAGAGCAATTAAATCACGGCAAATCTCGCTATGATGCGATTGTTTATGCGGCAACAATTCGTTTACGCCCAATTATGATGACAACCGCAGCGATGATTGCAGGCTTAATTCCGCTATTATTTGCAGTAGGTGCAGGTGCAATTGCCCGTTTCAGTATGGGAATGGTGATTGTTTCAGGTCTTGCGATTGGTACACTATTTACCTTATTCGTACTGCCTGTAATTTACACTTTCTTAGGTCAAGAACATAAACCGTTACGTGAATTTGACGAGGAAAAATATTTTCCAGCAGTAAAAGAAGCGTAA